The following are from one region of the Mycolicibacterium diernhoferi genome:
- a CDS encoding tyramine oxidase subunit B — translation MSARKDFLFLSEPDCIDAGVLDAGRCVDVCEEVFGLLAQGDYLMGGPNHNSHGMGVVFPKSSPFPNMPVAGPDRRFVAMPGYLGGRFDVCGNKWYGSNHANTAKGLPRSVLTLMLNDKETGEPLCLMSANLLSSARTGAVPAVATRHLASATAGSVAVLGCGPINKACLKAIATQLPHLKRVYFYDIFEAAAEKLADWARQTLGVDAIVENDLQTALSGAEVVTVAASRVKPLVVQNDWLHPEATVLISGPISADDAFWLENRVVLDHVALHEAYVDEAVASPDKQAAYDGVIGGPLYRLIDDGRLPALKDFTDLGTVLQAPAQRADTGARRTVFVACGMSVFDLAWGYEIYRTAQDKGLGTPLALWDTPYAE, via the coding sequence ATGAGTGCACGCAAAGATTTCCTCTTCCTGTCCGAACCGGACTGCATCGACGCCGGCGTACTAGACGCCGGCCGCTGCGTCGACGTGTGCGAAGAGGTGTTCGGGCTACTCGCGCAGGGCGACTACCTGATGGGTGGGCCCAACCACAACAGCCACGGCATGGGCGTCGTCTTCCCGAAGTCCAGCCCCTTCCCGAACATGCCCGTCGCCGGACCGGACCGACGCTTTGTCGCCATGCCCGGCTACCTGGGCGGACGGTTCGACGTCTGCGGCAACAAGTGGTACGGCTCCAACCACGCCAACACCGCCAAAGGGCTACCACGGTCGGTCCTGACGCTGATGCTCAATGACAAGGAGACCGGCGAGCCGCTGTGCCTGATGTCGGCGAACCTGCTGAGTTCCGCACGCACCGGCGCCGTCCCGGCAGTTGCAACACGCCACCTGGCCAGCGCCACTGCGGGTTCGGTTGCCGTGCTCGGGTGTGGCCCGATCAACAAGGCCTGCCTCAAGGCGATTGCAACTCAGCTTCCGCACCTCAAGCGGGTGTACTTCTACGACATCTTCGAGGCCGCCGCCGAGAAGCTGGCCGACTGGGCCCGCCAGACCCTGGGCGTCGACGCCATCGTCGAGAACGACCTGCAGACGGCCCTGTCCGGCGCCGAGGTTGTCACGGTGGCCGCGTCACGCGTGAAACCTCTTGTCGTCCAGAATGACTGGCTGCACCCCGAGGCGACAGTCCTGATCTCCGGGCCGATCTCGGCAGACGATGCGTTTTGGCTGGAGAACCGCGTGGTGCTCGATCACGTTGCCTTGCACGAGGCCTACGTGGACGAGGCCGTCGCCTCCCCCGACAAACAGGCCGCTTATGACGGCGTCATCGGCGGTCCGCTCTATCGACTCATCGATGACGGAAGGCTGCCGGCGCTCAAGGACTTCACCGACCTCGGCACGGTACTGCAGGCACCCGCCCAGCGTGCTGACACCGGGGCCCGGCGCACCGTCTTCGTCGCCTGCGGAATGTCCGTTTTCGACCTCGCGTGGGGCTACGAGATTTACCGCACGGCCCAGGACAAGGGCCTCGGCACGCCCCTCGCGTTGTGGGACACACCGTACGCGGAATAG
- a CDS encoding LysR family transcriptional regulator, whose translation MRLLVELSRRGTLARVAQALSFSTSTVSQQLSQLEKEAGAQLIEPVGRGVRLTVAGEILVEHAEVILRQIDRAEAALAATRSEIVGVAKVATFQTAAISLLPDVLHIMGERHPGLTIYLSEIQPDSGTAALLAREFDLVLGEQYPGHESPPDAGIDRRPLLSDALRLYVSPRLRGVTTRLDLAHFADLPWVLEPKGKPARIWAESACKAAGFEPNVRYESADLLVHARLAETGHAVAVLPDLVWETRRPEAELVDLPGRPDRQVYTAVRTGAETRPVLVELRSVLAAVASRHMSSDTSATANGR comes from the coding sequence ATGCGCCTCTTGGTCGAACTCAGCCGGCGCGGCACCTTGGCGAGGGTGGCGCAGGCGTTGTCGTTCAGTACCTCGACGGTCAGCCAGCAGTTGAGCCAGCTCGAGAAGGAGGCGGGCGCGCAGCTCATCGAGCCGGTGGGCCGAGGAGTGCGGTTGACCGTGGCCGGCGAAATCCTGGTCGAGCACGCCGAGGTGATCCTGCGCCAGATCGACCGGGCCGAGGCGGCCCTGGCGGCCACCCGATCGGAGATCGTCGGTGTCGCCAAAGTGGCCACTTTCCAGACGGCCGCAATCTCGCTGCTCCCGGATGTGTTGCACATCATGGGGGAGCGGCATCCCGGACTCACGATCTATCTTTCCGAGATCCAGCCGGATTCAGGCACCGCGGCACTGCTGGCGCGCGAGTTCGACCTCGTGCTCGGTGAGCAGTACCCAGGTCATGAGTCGCCGCCGGACGCCGGCATCGACCGACGTCCGCTACTGAGTGATGCTTTGCGTCTCTATGTGAGTCCGCGACTGCGAGGAGTTACGACACGATTGGACTTGGCGCACTTCGCGGATCTGCCGTGGGTTCTGGAACCGAAGGGAAAGCCGGCTCGCATCTGGGCAGAATCCGCCTGCAAAGCGGCAGGTTTCGAGCCGAACGTGCGTTACGAATCGGCTGATCTGTTGGTACACGCGAGACTGGCGGAGACCGGCCATGCGGTCGCGGTTCTGCCCGACCTGGTCTGGGAGACGCGCCGACCCGAGGCCGAACTCGTCGATCTACCGGGCCGGCCAGACCGCCAGGTGTATACCGCGGTACGTACGGGTGCAGAGACGCGCCCGGTACTGGTGGAGTTGCGGAGCGTCCTGGCGGCAGTCGCCAGCCGGCATATGTCGTCGGACACCTCGGCGACGGCGAATGGGCGGTGA
- a CDS encoding PucR family transcriptional regulator, translating to MKDVTGGVDLSELTAAGVVSVVSYGRRTSVSSVHFHGDSAQPKPGSLIAAPTAANSDQQAEAVTLAASAGAGVVVVREVASAATGALCQELGISLAELAPQAEWSHLVWLVHSLMDRDEPGLKTESTAQQELFAVADALAATLGAPVTIEDAHSRVVAYSATTDGVDSTRTSTIMRRAVPPAVLGRLRATGVLKRLTHDVRPFIVPALEPGFLQRLVVPLRVGGQAVGSIWAIWDGTLDAQLEMQLRTTGTAAAVSLVQLIASRDRAGRHTLASVRAALSGSTGDSSSGWEPPSQSKRVVALQSLSGATSADDVALWQTFFRKRSWPDPILADLDGATFAIVPERPGPGGWEWLRGLGAASAPGRMAASRTISDNKSLPAARLEATEALHAVCALGRSVGTYDEVWDTVVLRRAAAAVASIEHDELRQILREEHCGRIPLASTLRAWLDCGGDIKEAAVILHTHPNTVRHRLRKIDQLVGTSLQTNSQRLAALLLLRGWDDPPPA from the coding sequence ATGAAGGACGTGACCGGTGGCGTAGACCTCAGTGAGTTGACGGCCGCGGGAGTAGTCTCGGTGGTTTCGTACGGCCGCCGCACCTCGGTGTCTTCAGTTCACTTTCATGGCGATTCGGCGCAACCGAAGCCTGGATCGCTGATCGCGGCTCCGACTGCGGCGAACTCCGATCAGCAAGCGGAGGCGGTGACACTTGCCGCATCCGCCGGTGCTGGAGTCGTGGTTGTCCGCGAAGTTGCCTCGGCGGCCACGGGTGCGCTCTGCCAAGAACTGGGAATCAGCCTGGCCGAGCTTGCCCCGCAGGCCGAATGGTCCCACCTCGTCTGGCTCGTGCACAGTCTGATGGATCGTGATGAGCCGGGGCTGAAGACGGAATCGACTGCGCAACAAGAATTGTTCGCGGTCGCCGACGCTCTTGCGGCCACGCTCGGCGCACCGGTGACCATCGAGGACGCCCATAGTCGAGTAGTTGCCTATTCGGCGACAACCGACGGTGTCGACAGCACGCGGACCTCTACGATCATGCGTCGCGCGGTACCTCCCGCCGTGCTGGGGCGATTGCGTGCCACCGGTGTATTGAAGCGGTTGACCCACGACGTACGGCCGTTCATCGTCCCTGCTCTCGAGCCCGGATTTCTTCAGCGTCTCGTCGTTCCACTACGTGTGGGTGGCCAAGCCGTGGGCTCCATCTGGGCGATATGGGACGGCACGCTCGACGCGCAGTTGGAAATGCAGCTGAGAACAACCGGAACTGCCGCGGCCGTGAGTTTGGTTCAGCTCATCGCCAGCCGAGATAGGGCCGGACGTCATACCCTCGCAAGCGTCCGTGCGGCGCTGAGTGGCAGCACCGGTGATTCGTCCAGCGGGTGGGAGCCGCCTTCGCAATCCAAACGAGTTGTCGCACTGCAGAGCCTGTCTGGGGCAACGTCGGCCGACGATGTCGCACTTTGGCAAACCTTCTTCCGCAAGAGGTCCTGGCCGGATCCGATACTCGCAGATCTCGACGGCGCGACCTTCGCGATAGTGCCGGAACGACCTGGGCCCGGCGGATGGGAGTGGCTCCGCGGCCTCGGGGCCGCATCCGCACCGGGCCGGATGGCCGCGAGCAGAACCATATCGGACAACAAGTCACTGCCGGCAGCCCGACTGGAGGCCACTGAGGCACTGCACGCGGTGTGCGCTCTCGGTCGTTCTGTCGGAACCTACGACGAGGTGTGGGACACGGTCGTCTTGCGGCGTGCCGCTGCGGCGGTCGCATCTATCGAGCACGACGAGCTACGGCAGATACTTCGCGAAGAACACTGTGGCAGAATACCTCTGGCGTCTACGTTGCGCGCCTGGCTCGATTGCGGCGGCGATATCAAAGAGGCTGCCGTCATCCTTCACACGCATCCCAACACCGTTCGACACCGCCTGAGGAAAATCGACCAACTCGTCGGCACCAGTTTGCAGACCAACTCGCAGCGGTTGGCCGCGCTGCTCCTGCTGCGAGGTTGGGATGACCCACCACCGGCGTGA
- a CDS encoding NAD(P)/FAD-dependent oxidoreductase — translation MNGRQFGHQQRVAVIGAGMVGLCTAWYLQERGVEVTVIDADGVAAGSSWGNAGWLTPSIATPLPEPAVLKYGVRALVSHASPVYVPPSANPRLIRFLLQFVRNSTASRWHKAMQALIPLNRDALAAFDEMEVDSAEKSAPAAPFIAAYRTTADRKTLLDEFDEIRAAGQHVNFEILDGDTARAEEPALSSEVNAAIKILDERFLNPAAYVHALADQVRARGARIVTGRTVDEIRDTGTAVVVAGEQFDAVVAATGARLNTLLRPFGVKRLVQAGRGYSFTVKVDHLPKGPVYFPTQRVACTPVGDRLRIAGMMEFRDVDAPMDPRRIHVLRNAAGELLNGAHLDVREDEWVGARPCTADGLPLIGGTSSPRVFAAGGHGMWGITLGPVTGKLIAEMITTGRTPEALRAVDPLR, via the coding sequence ATGAATGGTCGACAGTTCGGACATCAACAGCGGGTGGCTGTCATCGGCGCGGGCATGGTGGGTCTTTGCACCGCCTGGTACCTGCAGGAACGTGGCGTCGAGGTGACGGTGATCGATGCCGACGGTGTGGCGGCAGGGTCGAGTTGGGGCAACGCCGGGTGGCTGACGCCCAGTATCGCGACTCCGCTACCTGAGCCCGCGGTTCTCAAATACGGCGTGCGTGCGTTGGTGAGTCATGCCTCGCCCGTTTATGTTCCGCCGTCTGCCAATCCGCGTCTGATCCGCTTTCTTCTGCAATTCGTGCGTAACAGCACCGCGTCACGGTGGCACAAGGCGATGCAGGCATTGATCCCGCTCAACAGGGACGCACTGGCCGCATTCGACGAGATGGAAGTCGATTCGGCGGAGAAGTCCGCGCCCGCCGCACCGTTCATCGCGGCATACCGCACCACCGCGGACCGGAAAACGCTCCTCGATGAGTTCGACGAGATCCGGGCCGCGGGCCAGCACGTGAACTTCGAGATCCTCGATGGTGATACCGCCCGGGCCGAGGAGCCTGCGTTGTCGTCAGAAGTGAACGCGGCGATCAAGATCCTCGACGAGCGTTTCCTCAATCCCGCCGCATACGTGCATGCTCTCGCCGATCAGGTCCGCGCGCGTGGCGCACGGATCGTGACCGGGCGGACGGTCGACGAAATCCGGGATACCGGGACGGCCGTTGTGGTCGCGGGCGAGCAGTTCGACGCCGTGGTGGCCGCGACCGGAGCACGGTTGAACACCTTGCTGCGGCCGTTTGGGGTGAAGCGGTTGGTACAAGCGGGCCGGGGATACAGTTTTACCGTCAAGGTGGACCATCTCCCGAAGGGGCCGGTGTACTTCCCGACACAGCGTGTGGCCTGTACACCGGTGGGTGACCGGCTGCGCATCGCCGGAATGATGGAGTTCCGCGATGTGGACGCGCCGATGGATCCCCGGCGTATTCACGTGTTGCGCAACGCGGCCGGCGAACTGTTGAACGGAGCGCACCTCGACGTTCGCGAGGATGAGTGGGTAGGGGCGCGTCCATGTACGGCCGACGGTCTGCCGCTCATCGGCGGCACATCGAGTCCCCGTGTCTTCGCCGCCGGTGGACACGGAATGTGGGGGATCACCCTCGGCCCCGTGACCGGAAAGTTGATCGCCGAGATGATCACCACGGGCCGGACACCCGAGGCCCTTCGCGCAGTAGATCCGCTCCGTTGA
- a CDS encoding Rid family detoxifying hydrolase, which produces MTELTRIASANAPAAIGPYVQAVAHAGLLYCSGALPIDPGTGSIDVTDPADQARQCLTNLTAVCAEAGTALKRAVRTTIYTTDLSAFGAINTVYAEFFDGEVPARTTIQVAALPMGATVEIDAIVALA; this is translated from the coding sequence ATGACCGAACTCACCCGTATCGCCTCTGCAAATGCGCCTGCCGCAATCGGTCCGTATGTGCAGGCAGTTGCCCATGCCGGACTGCTCTACTGTTCGGGAGCGTTACCTATCGATCCGGGCACGGGATCGATCGACGTGACCGACCCGGCGGACCAGGCGCGGCAATGCCTGACAAACTTGACCGCGGTGTGCGCCGAAGCCGGGACTGCGTTGAAGCGCGCCGTGCGCACCACGATCTACACCACCGACCTGAGCGCTTTCGGGGCTATCAACACCGTCTACGCGGAGTTCTTCGACGGAGAGGTCCCTGCCCGCACCACGATTCAAGTCGCGGCACTGCCGATGGGCGCAACTGTCGAGATCGACGCGATTGTCGCTTTGGCCTGA
- the pdxS gene encoding pyridoxal 5'-phosphate synthase lyase subunit PdxS: MSPDSGDVQTGTARVKRGMAEMLKGGVIMDVVTPEQARIAEAAGAVAVMALERVPADIRAQGGVSRMSDPDMIDGIIAAVTIPVMAKVRIGHFVEAQILQSLGVDYIDESEVLTPADYTNHIDKWRFTVPFVCGATNLGEALRRITEGAAMIRSKGEAGTGDVSNATTHMRQIGAEIRRLTSLSEDELFVAAKELQASYELVAEVARAGKLPVTLFTAGGIATPADAAMMMQLGAEGVFVGSGIFKSGDPAARAAAIVKATTCYDDPDVLAKVSRGLGEAMVGINVEDIAAPHRLAERGW; encoded by the coding sequence ATGTCGCCAGATTCGGGAGATGTGCAGACCGGTACGGCGCGGGTGAAGCGCGGTATGGCCGAAATGCTCAAGGGCGGCGTCATCATGGATGTCGTCACCCCCGAGCAGGCCCGGATCGCCGAGGCCGCCGGTGCGGTCGCGGTGATGGCGCTGGAGCGGGTACCCGCCGACATCCGCGCCCAGGGCGGGGTGTCGCGGATGAGCGATCCGGACATGATCGACGGCATCATCGCCGCGGTCACCATTCCGGTGATGGCCAAGGTCCGTATCGGGCACTTCGTCGAGGCGCAGATCCTGCAGTCCCTCGGGGTGGATTACATCGACGAGTCCGAGGTGCTGACCCCGGCCGACTACACCAACCACATCGACAAGTGGCGCTTCACCGTGCCGTTCGTGTGCGGTGCGACCAACCTGGGCGAGGCGCTGCGCCGGATCACCGAGGGCGCGGCGATGATCCGTTCCAAGGGTGAGGCCGGCACCGGGGACGTGTCGAACGCGACCACGCACATGCGCCAGATCGGTGCGGAGATCCGTCGGCTGACCTCGCTGAGCGAGGACGAGTTGTTCGTCGCCGCCAAGGAACTGCAGGCCTCGTACGAGTTGGTGGCCGAGGTGGCCCGGGCCGGCAAGCTGCCGGTCACGCTGTTCACCGCCGGCGGCATCGCGACCCCGGCCGATGCGGCGATGATGATGCAACTCGGCGCCGAGGGTGTGTTCGTCGGGTCGGGCATCTTCAAGTCCGGCGATCCGGCGGCGCGTGCCGCGGCGATCGTGAAGGCCACCACCTGCTACGACGATCCCGACGTGCTGGCCAAGGTGTCGCGCGGACTCGGTGAGGCGATGGTCGGCATCAACGTCGAGGACATCGCGGCACCGCACCGCCTGGCCGAACGCGGCTGGTAG
- a CDS encoding DUF488 domain-containing protein, whose product MRDRVQVRRIYDDPLPDDGARVLVDRLWPRGVSRSRAHLDEWCKQVAPSPELRTWYHHDPDLYEEFSRRYTAELDDPQPAAALSHLKDLAAEGTLTLLTATKRPEISEAAVLAAILTAH is encoded by the coding sequence ATGAGAGATCGAGTACAGGTGCGCCGCATCTACGACGACCCACTGCCCGACGACGGCGCCCGGGTTCTGGTGGACCGATTGTGGCCTCGGGGCGTGAGCAGGAGCCGGGCGCACCTCGATGAGTGGTGCAAGCAGGTCGCACCCTCACCCGAGCTGCGCACCTGGTATCACCATGACCCCGACCTGTACGAGGAATTCAGCCGGCGGTACACCGCCGAGCTGGATGATCCGCAGCCTGCCGCCGCCCTGTCCCATCTGAAGGACCTGGCCGCCGAGGGAACACTCACCCTCCTCACGGCCACCAAGCGTCCCGAGATCAGTGAGGCCGCCGTACTGGCGGCGATTCTGACGGCGCACTGA
- a CDS encoding HAD family hydrolase, with product MSGSERPPAVLFDVDGTLVDSNYLHVHAWHRAFSELRIPVQSWQIHRSIGMDGGKLLDTLAADVDDDVRKQLKELHSRHYEETSSLLSPLPGGREILERIEALGLQVVLATSAPEDELAMLREVLNRDDLISVVTSAEDVETAKPEPDIVEIALDRAGVGPKRAVFVGDAVWDARACVAAGVTCIGVLSGGVSRGELEEAGAAAVFDNVLDLGSHLTESPVQRLIDLR from the coding sequence GTGTCCGGAAGCGAGCGTCCCCCTGCCGTGCTGTTCGACGTCGACGGAACCCTGGTCGACTCGAACTATCTGCACGTGCACGCGTGGCACCGCGCGTTCAGCGAGCTGCGAATCCCGGTGCAGAGTTGGCAGATTCACCGGTCGATCGGCATGGACGGCGGAAAGCTCCTCGATACGTTGGCTGCCGATGTGGACGACGACGTCCGCAAACAGCTCAAGGAGCTGCACAGCCGGCACTACGAGGAGACCTCCTCGTTGTTGTCTCCGTTGCCGGGCGGGCGGGAGATCCTGGAGCGTATCGAGGCGCTGGGCCTGCAGGTCGTGCTGGCGACCTCCGCGCCGGAGGATGAGTTGGCAATGCTGCGTGAAGTGCTCAACCGTGACGACCTGATCTCGGTGGTCACCTCGGCAGAGGATGTGGAGACCGCCAAGCCCGAACCCGACATCGTCGAGATTGCTTTGGACAGAGCCGGAGTCGGTCCGAAGCGTGCCGTGTTCGTCGGCGATGCGGTGTGGGACGCCCGGGCCTGCGTGGCCGCCGGGGTGACGTGTATCGGCGTGCTCAGCGGCGGCGTCTCCCGCGGCGAGTTAGAGGAGGCCGGCGCCGCCGCCGTGTTCGACAACGTCCTCGACCTGGGCTCGCACCTGACCGAGAGCCCGGTGCAGCGCCTGATCGATCTGCGCTGA
- a CDS encoding NAD(P)/FAD-dependent oxidoreductase produces MSEWECVIVGGGAAGLSAALVLGRARRRTLVVDADRQSNRAAQTMGGVLGFDRRPPAELYTKGREELAAYPTVRYRNTEVRRGMPVDGGYALDLDDGQTVYGRRVLLATGMDYTPPDLPGVAELWGASVFQCPFCHGWEMRDKRLAALASGAEGVHAALMLRGWSDDVVLLTDGPADLDPAGLQLLARAKVPVEQRRVAELHHCGGTLSAIGFTDGDRLERDGLLVEAPLRQRSPLAEQLGAACTPNPDAGVLAIDALHRTEVPHVFAAGDLCAEQPHLAGAIAAGSQTAMIVVQSLLADEFGLPYPPD; encoded by the coding sequence GTGAGTGAGTGGGAATGTGTGATCGTCGGCGGCGGCGCCGCCGGACTCAGCGCTGCCCTGGTTCTCGGCCGGGCCCGCCGCCGGACGCTGGTGGTCGACGCCGACCGGCAGAGCAACCGTGCCGCCCAGACCATGGGGGGTGTCCTCGGTTTCGACCGGCGGCCGCCGGCCGAGCTGTACACCAAGGGGCGGGAGGAACTGGCCGCCTATCCGACCGTCCGCTACCGGAACACCGAGGTGCGCCGCGGGATGCCGGTCGACGGTGGGTACGCGCTCGATCTCGACGACGGGCAGACGGTCTACGGCCGCCGTGTCCTGCTCGCGACCGGAATGGATTACACGCCGCCGGACTTGCCGGGCGTGGCGGAGTTGTGGGGCGCATCGGTGTTCCAGTGCCCGTTCTGCCACGGCTGGGAGATGCGGGACAAACGTCTGGCCGCGCTGGCCTCGGGGGCGGAGGGCGTCCACGCGGCGCTGATGTTGCGCGGCTGGAGCGACGACGTCGTGCTGCTCACCGACGGCCCGGCGGACCTGGATCCCGCTGGTCTGCAGCTGTTGGCCCGGGCGAAGGTGCCGGTCGAGCAACGCCGGGTCGCCGAACTGCACCACTGCGGCGGCACGTTGTCGGCGATCGGATTCACCGACGGTGACCGGCTGGAACGCGACGGTCTGCTGGTGGAGGCGCCCTTGCGGCAGCGCTCCCCGCTGGCCGAGCAGCTGGGCGCTGCATGCACACCCAACCCGGACGCCGGCGTGCTGGCCATCGACGCGCTGCACCGCACCGAGGTCCCCCACGTATTCGCCGCCGGCGACCTGTGCGCCGAACAACCCCACCTCGCCGGGGCGATCGCGGCGGGCTCGCAGACCGCGATGATCGTCGTGCAGAGCCTGTTGGCCGACGAATTCGGCTTGCCGTACCCGCCCGACTGA